In the genome of Tachysurus vachellii isolate PV-2020 chromosome 9, HZAU_Pvac_v1, whole genome shotgun sequence, one region contains:
- the rxylt1 gene encoding ribitol-5-phosphate xylosyltransferase 1 translates to MRLIRRKIAIIVVLAYVVFSLYAAYNVFFNKKVISRVHRVVKKGSAPADQPKAGEEEWNPWEEDEHADSISVLQKRREAYRSYQERIAKSRPKRYKVQIWGKAAIGLYLWEHILEGPLNPTDKTGQWREGEIQSGKISFSFYTGPAVVQGHIPLDTDSVVLVLNGREQQKISYSIQWLQHVQTLVQAHTISKVAVVLLGSEQCTNEWISPYLKRSGGFVDRLFLVYDSPWVNDKDVFQWPLGVATYRHFPVVTPNTQMVSTVRPYICNFLGTVYKNSSRESLMGILKQDGLEKQCLTNAREKWLPQETAETSRQYQMALAQSDLTLCPVGVNTECYRIYEACAYGSVPVVEDVLNPGACASGRSSPLRLLKDAGAPFIFLKDWKELPAILEKERVMTQTEKTERRMRLLEWYTGFRQQMKDKFTEVLEESFFKLS, encoded by the exons ATGAGATTAATTCGTAGAAAGATAGCGATAATTGTTGTTTTGGCGTAtgttgttttttcattataCGCTGCATACAATGTGTTTTTCAATAAGAAGGTTATTAGTCGTGTACACAGAGTGGTGAAAAAGGGCTCTGCACCTGCAG ATCAACCCAAAGCTGGAGAGGAAGAATGGAACCCATGGGAAGAGGACGAGCATGCAGACTCCATCTCGGTACTGCAAAAAAGGAGAGAGGCTTACAGATCATATCAGGAACGCATTGCAAAGAGCAGGCCCAAAAGATATAAAGTTCAAATCTGGGGAAAAGCAGCTATAG GACTTTACTTGTGGGAACACATTTTAGAAGGCCCTTTGAACCCCACTGATAAAACAGGGCagtggagagaaggagagattcaGTCAGGGAAGatcagtttcag TTTTTACacaggcccagcagtggtgcAGGGTCACATTCCTCTGGACACAGacagtgttgtgttggtgttaaaCGGTCGTGAGCAGCAGAAGATCTCCTACTCAATCCAGTGGCTTCAGCATGTGCAGACTCTTGTGCAGGCTCACACCATCTCTAAAGTGGCAGTGGTCTTACTGGGCAGTGAGCAGTGCACTAATGAGTGGATCAGCCCCTATCTGAAGAGATCTGGAGGCTTTGTGGATCGGCTGTTCCTTGTCTATGACAGTCCCTGGGTCAACGACAAGGATGTCTTCCAGTGGCCTCTTGGTGTTGCCAC GTATAGACATTTCCCAGTTGTAACACCCAATACGCAGATGGTAAGCACAGTGAGACCCTACATCTGCAACTTCCTTGGCACCGTCTATAAAAACTCTTCTAGAGAATCTCTCATGGGCATCTTGAAGCAGGACGGCTTGGAAAAACAGTGTCTTACAAATGCTCGAGAgaa GTGGCTTCCTCAGGAGACGGCAGAAACCTCCAGACAGTACCAGATGGCTCTGGCTCAGAGTGACTTGACCCTGTGCCCGGTTGGCGTAAATACTGAGTGCTACCGCATCTacgaagcctgtgcctatggcTCTGTTCCCGTGGTAGAGGACGTCCTGAAtccgggagcctgtgccagtgGTCGCAGCTCACCTCTTCGCCTGCTCAAAGATGCAGGGGCTCCCTTCATCTTCCTCAAGGATTGGAAGGAGCTGCCAGCCATCCTGGAGAAGGAGAGGGTGATGACGCAGACTGAGAAGACGGAGAGAAGAATGAGGCTGCTGGAGTGGTACACTGGATTCCGTCAGCAGATGAAGGACAAGTTCACAGAAGTCCTGGAGGAGTCCTTCTTTAAACTGAGCTAG